A stretch of Procambarus clarkii isolate CNS0578487 chromosome 20, FALCON_Pclarkii_2.0, whole genome shotgun sequence DNA encodes these proteins:
- the LOC138366808 gene encoding zinc finger protein 154-like has translation MKTRQCPQCGKVFTHLGNMKNHLLVHSGEKPHKCPDCGKRFSRLDGMRIHMLVHSGDKPHQCPDCGKRFRNLGTVKTHRMMHSNEKPFECTQCGKKFRQRGKIIQHLLVHSGDKPYECSECGKRFNQRGSMKHHMLVHSGDKPHECPECGKKFSQLGSMKRHRMVHADERPFECAECGKKFRTRGAIIMHMLVHSCDRLHECPECGKRFKQLSHVKRHKIIHSGDRLNTSSVEDK, from the coding sequence atgaagactcgccagtgtccacagtgtgggaaggtattcactcatcttggaaatatgaagaatcACTtgctagtgcattcgggtgagaaacctcataagtgtccagattgtgggaagagattcagtcgtcttgacgGTATGAGgattcacatgttagtgcattctggCGATAAGCCTCATCAGTGTCCCgactgtgggaagagattcaggaaTCTGGGAActgtgaagactcacaggatgatgCATTCGAACGAAAAACCTTTTGAATGTACTcaatgtggcaaaaaatttagacaaCGTGGAAAAATAATTCAGCacctgttagtgcattcaggtgacaaaccttatgagtgttctgagtgtgggaagagattcaatcagcgtggaagtatgaagCATCATATGTTAGTACATtctggtgataaacctcatgagtgtccagagtgtggtaaaaaattcagtcagcttggaagtatgaagcgtCATAGGATGGTTCACGCGGATGAAAGACCAtttgaatgtgccgagtgtggcaaaaaatttagaacaCGTGGAGCTATAATaatgcacatgttagtgcattcatgtGATcgacttcatgagtgtccagagtgtgggaagagattcaagcaGCTTAGTCATGTGAAAAGGCACAAGATAATACATTCAGGTGATAGGCTAAACACTTCGAGTGTGGAAGATAAATGA